The following DNA comes from Peribacillus sp. FSL E2-0218.
TGATTTCAAATGACACCGATCTGAAAAACTTCATTACACATGTTAAATTCCAAAATATACATTGGCTCTCAAGTCGGTTTCTCGAAATTTTCGGTGCCGAAAAAAAACCATATATACTGGACTGTGCCATCCTTTATTCAGGGATGATGCACCAAACGATCCATTTTAACGCGATGGCTAAGGAGCCTGATTTCAACCCTACAGAAATCATCCGATATTGTGTCGATAGGATTACAACCATTTTCGAAGATGTGAGCCGAGCCAACGCACAGCTTTTGGAACCGGATGTCATCAAGCAATGGCTGCCTGAAATGTTCCATACACAGCAGGATTTTCATACAGCACTCCTGAACTCTGCTAATGCCTTAAAAAAAATGATCTTCAAGCTTTGTCAGGATGATGAAGCAGAACGTGTAAAAAACCTGAAATTAATCCACTTTGTCCAAGAGGAGTTTCTACAAAACACCGATCCGCGCATCTTTCTCATTGAAAGCGCCCTGCTGTCTTTAAGTAACAACCCAAAGCTTAAGGATACGGAGGAATTGAGTACATTCGAAAAGATCGTTGCCAATAGCTAAGGAGAAGTGAAGCTGTATCGTGTGAGCTTGGCTTGATAATGGTGAAGCGAAAGAGGATTAATCCCCCTTTTGCCGGCAAACGGAGACTCCTATCATGGGGTCTTTTGCTTTTGGCAAAGGAATCGGCACCATGATTCTCTTTTTTTGTGACAATTCTGCAAACATATAACTGATTTCATGAAATTTTAGTATAATGGCTTGTAGTAGAGTGACTTCAGGAGGAGTTTTTCATGAATATAATCATGCGTTTTCTTATCAACGGGTTAGTATTGCTCGTTATTGACTGGCTTCTCGACTCCATCACGATCAAATCTTACGGTACAGCCCTGCTGGCGGTTTTCATATTATCCATCATGAACTTGCTGGTCAGACCCATATTACAGCTGATTACATTGCCGATCACCATCCTGACCTTCGGATTGTTTTCGTTCATTATCAATGCCTTCACATTCCAAATCACTTCCTACGTAGTCAGTGGCTTTGACATATATTCCTTTTGGGGAGCTTTAATCGGATCGTTGTTATTGAGTTTCATTCAAAGCCTGCTCATAAAAAAGAATAAAAAAAACCGTCAGTAGGCTGCTGGCGGTTTTTTCGCATCCGATCACCTTTCTTAACAAGCTTCGATATTTCCCGGGCTATTCCCCTATATTCCGCCAGCCATCACTAGCTGTATTCTCTCATTTTTGACAAACCAGAAGGAAAAAACGGGTTCCACCCATAATCTTACATATACATGCCATTTCCCCTGGAAATGAACATGAATCGATTTATGGAGGAATAACATGTTCAGAAAACATGAACCAAGATTTATCCTTTCCCTTTTATTCGTGCTTGCTTTCTTTATTCCCGTTCTTACCGGCGCCTCATCATCCGCAGCGGCTGGAGCTGGCTCTTTGTCCTCTCCTTATTCCGTCGCCCAGGCCATTTCCAATCAAGACGGCGCAATCAAGACGGTCTCTGGGTATGTGGTGGGTCAGCCAACTTCTGCCAATGTAGTCATAACGAGCGGCTACCCAAACGATTATGCCTTGGCATTAGCTGACAGCCCTTCGGAAACAAACATGACCAACATGGCGTATATTCAGGTTCCCGCCTCTTTTCGCCCTGAATTCGGATTAAAATCGAACCCTGCTTTAAAAGGGAAAAAAGTAACGATTACCGGTGTGCTTGGTGCATATTTCAGCCATCCAGGCATAAAGAATGTAACTGCGATACAATCAAGTGACGCTTCAGTTCCAGGGACACCAGGGGCGGGCTCATACTATGACACTGCGATTGGAAAAACAGGTTCTGCGCTAAAGAGTGCACTTCATGAAATCATCGATGACCATGATGAAATATCGTACGATAATGTATGGGGCGCTTTACGGGAAACCGATGAGGATCCGAATAACCCCTATAATGTCATTCTTCTATATACAGGCCGTTCTCAAGGAAAGACGGTGAATGGATCTGGCGTCAATGATTGGAATCGTGAGCATGTTTGGGCAAAATCACATGGAAACTTCGGGACCACTTTAGGACCAGGCACCGATTTACATCATCTTCGCCCAGCTGATGTTTCGGTCAACAGTACCAGAAACAACCTTGATTTCGATAATGGCGGTTCCGAACACTCGGAAGCGAAAGGGAACTATTATGACTCGGATTCATGGGAGCCGCGCGATAGCGTCAAGGGCGACGTTGCCAGAATGCTATTTTATATGGCGGTCCGTTATGAGGGGGATGGCGGGGAAATAGATTTGGAGCTGAATAATCAAGTGAACAATGGCACTGCCCCCTATCATGGGAAATTGTCCGTCCTGCTGCAATGGAATGCACAGGATCCAGTGGATGCCTTCGAGCGGAACAGAAATGAGGTCATTTATAATAAATATCAGCATAATCGAAACCCATTCATCGATCATCCGGAATGGGCCTCCGCCATCTGGCAATAATCATGTTAAAGGGCTGTTCCTTGAAAATGGGACAGCCCTTTCCACTTACGAAGTCTTAATTTTTAGAAAAATCACATATTTTAACTTTGTTTAAATAACAATATAATTGGATATTAATAAATTTACATGACGAATAATAAACTAGATTGCTTAAATGGTAAGCGTTTTCATTTTTTTCTTTACAATCTATCTATTAAAATATATTATTTAGTTGTAATATTATGTGAAAAATCAATAAATAATACGTAAGCGGCTCTACTAGTGATAAAATGCTAGATAGGAAGATGAAACTCCAACATAGAAAAGGGGAAAACTATGCAAAACTCCAAAGAATCTCAATTGCACAGAGGATTGGAAGAAAGACATATCGCATTAATGTCTCTTGGTGCAGCCATTGGTGTCGGTCTATTTCTAGGCTCGGCATCAGCAATTAAATTGGCCGGTCCTGCCATAATCATTTCCTATGCCATTGGCGGCCTCATGATCTATCTTATCATGCGGGCACTGGGAGAAATGGCGATAAAAAATCCGGTCGCAGGCTCTTTTAGCCGCTATGCGAGCGAATTTGTCGGACCTCTTGCCGGCTATATCACCGGTTGGAACTATTGGTTCGTTTGGATAGCCACCTGTATGGCTGAAATTACGGCGGTCGGGATTTACATGCAATTCTGGTTCCCTGGAACCCCGCAGTGGGCATGGGCTTTAGCCGCTCTAGCCATCATGACGACCATCAACTTTCTTGCTGTAAAGGCATACGGTGAATTGGAGTTTTGGTTCGCCCTCGTTAAAATCGTTACGATCATCCTTATGATCGTTCTTGGCTTTGGAATGATCATCTTCGGATTGGGGAACGGCGGAATCGCGGTTGGATTCGGCAATCTTGTGGAACACGGAGGATTTTTCCCTAATGGCATTTCCGGTGTCATGCTCTCTTTCCAAATGGTCATGTTCGCGTACTTGGGAATTGAAATGCTCGGTGTAACCGCCGGTGAAGTCAAAAATCCTGAAAAATCTTTAAAAAGAGCCATCGATACGGTCTTTTATCGTATTTTACTTTTTTACGTCCTAGCTCTTACGGTCATTCTATCGATCACTCCGTGGGATCAAATGAATGGTAAAGACAGTCCATTCGTGATGATGTTCGACAAAATCGGCATACCGGGTGCAGCAGGAATCATTCAGTTCGTCGTTCTGACTGCGGCCCTATCATCCTGTAACAGCGGTATCTTCAGTACCGGGAGAATGTTGTTCAACCTGGCGCAGCAAGGTGAATCACCTAAAAGCTTCGAGCGTACGACAAAATCGGGCGTTCCTGGCGTGGCCATTATCGTTTCGGCTGTCGTGCTTCTTTTCGGTGTCTACCTGAATTACATGGAAGCGGATAAGGTTTTCAGTTACGTTACAAGTGTCGCTACATTCGGTGCACTTTGGACATGGGGAACCATACTTATCACGCAAATCATCTCAAGGCGGAAAATGAGTCCGGGGGAAAAACAAGGCTTATCCTATAAGATGCCCCTTTTCCCATTCACTTCTTATTTAACGCTTGCTTTCTTGGTATTCGTAATGGTTATACTCGGCTTTTCGGCAGATACAAGAATCGCCCTGATCGTCGGTCCGATTTGGATCATACTGCTGGTAGTCTTGTATTATGTGACAGGCTTGCATAAACGAAAAAGATAAAGAAAGGGAGAGTGCCCTATCAAGTTTGGGCACTCTCTTTTTTTTACGCTTATTTTTCCCTTCTTCTTCTCATCACCCAGTGGACCAACAGACCCGCCATCCCTAAAATAACGAGGATCGGCAAGTTTCCGATGATAAATACGATGATTCCTGAACCGGCTTTAAGCAAAAGATTCGCACTTGTTGCAAGCTGTTTCTTCGTTCGCTCCCAAGTATTCAATTCCGCTTTATCAATGCCCGGTACAATGATGCCATCCTGTGCGAGCGTAATCGTGACCGTTGAATAGGACGTTTGGTTTTCCAAATATTTCATTTGCCCGGTCAGCTGCTCCATTTCTTCTTGAACCGCGGCAAGATCAGTGGATATTTTCAGCAGATCTTCCGTCTTTTCGGCTTCCTGCATGAAAGCGAGCAGCCGTTCCTCGACAGTCTTCTTTGACTTCAGTCTTGCTTTTAGATCCACATATTGCTCCGTTACATCCTGGCCGGTCACATTTCTTCCGACCACTTTCGAAGCTTCCCCTTCGCTAACGGCAAGAAAATCCTGAAAACGGGCTTCCGGCACTCGTACCGTTATCGTTCCCTCCATCTTTTCTTCATTTTCCCGGTACACATTGGACTCGACGACATAGCCTCCGTATTCCTCCGCCATCTCCTCTATCCTCTGCTGTACCTTTTCCAGGTCCTTTACCTTCCATTCAAGCTGAGCTTGATGGATGACCTTCCTCTCGGCCGTGATATCTTCTTGTTTCGCCACTTCTTCTTTCGGCTCCTTATCGCCGGAAAAGGAAGCATCCATTTTACTACTCGCCTTATCATCTCCCGATTCGGACACTGAATTATCACCTTCATTGTTGCTGCATGCCGCAAGCAAAAGGAACAAGCTGAATATAAGCATCATTTTTTTCCGGTTCATCGTCATTCCTCCTTTTCTTACTAGTACCGACGAGAATGATGGAAAAAAGTTACACTGCTTGCAGAGCTGTTTTTGCCTGAACCAAAAAACGGCGCCTTCGAGCTTTCCCAACACAAAAAAAGAGGGCGTCCAACGTATGCCGGAACGCTCCCCCTTTCTTCATTACTTATTGATATTCGTAATTCTGTGCTCGATCTCCGCTTTGATTTTTCCGCCTTTGAACGTTTCTTTCACATAGTTAACGAAGGCTTCTAGATCAGCGTGTCCAAATACACGTTCTTTTCCTTTCAGGACGGTATAGTTATCGCCGCCGCTTGCCATGAAGTCATTGACGGTCACTGTGTAGGTTTCGTCATCCTTGATCGGGGTGCCGTCCGCCTTCTTCAATAATGTGACACGCTCCGTGACCGGCTTACTGAAGTCAGCTGTATAGCTCAATCCTGAAATTTGCAGCGTTTTCGGAGCTCCTTCCACGATCCATTGCTGTTGAAGCAACGTTTTCACTTCCGCTCCTGTAAGCTCAAGCTTAACCAAGACATTGCCGAACGGCTGGATTTTCGCTAAATCAGAAAAAGTGACTTCACCCTTCGGAATGTCCGCACGAATTCCGCCTGGATTCATGAAAGCGAAATCGGAATTCAAATCGGCCTTCATTGAATCGGCGATTAAATTTCCAAGTGCCGTTTCCTCTGTGTAGGCATTGGTTCTTAAGATCTTCTCTTCCGTTGTCCCAAGCGGTGCTTTCAGCTCTGGGAACATATCCAAATAATCATTGATGAATTTTGTCGTCCCTGCATCAGCCGTGATGCCATCTTGTGTGACGGTCACGATTTCAGCGGACTTTTTGACAATATCCTTTGTCGCTGGATCGATTTCCAAATCGACATCTTCGAAAGCCGTCCCATAGGAATAAGCTTGGACAATCAATTTATTATCGACATAGTTGTTGACCTTGGCATGGTTATCACCGGCTAAGATCACATCGACTTCATCATCAACGGCTTTAGCTAGTTCAGCCACTTCACCTGTGATGACTCCGTCTTTTTCAGTGCCTGGGTCATGCGAGATGATGACGATCGATTTGACGCCTTTTTCCTTCAATTCAGCAACCGCCTTATTCACGGCAGGTGCCTGTTCGATGAATTCCACATTCTTAATGCCATCGGGGCTGACTTTCTGAGGTGTCGCATTCGTGACCACTCCGATGAAGCCAATATCAATTCCGCCGACCTTTTTTATGACATAAGGATCCAAAATGGGCTTTTTTGTATCCTTATATACAACATTGGCAACCACATATGGAAAATTCAATTTATCAAACACGACATCGGAGGTAGGTGACTTGCCGCCATTGATCTGGGCCATCAAGGTTTCCACCCCTTTATCGAACTCATGATTCCCGACGGTGCCGACATCGAATTTCATATCATTCAAAAATTGAAGCGTCGGTTTATCCTGGACCAAAGAAGATACCGGGGAACTTGCCCCGACTGCATCGCCTGCCGATAGTAAAAGAGTATTCGCAGGGTTTTCCGCTTTACGCTGCTTCAGGTGCGCTGCCAAATAATCCGCACGCCCTTGCTTGATGCCGCCAAAATCGGAGGTCATATCGAGTTGGCCGTGAAAATCATTAATACCGAGCAATTGCACTTTGACATTTTCTTTTCCTAGATTGAATTTGTAAATGCCGAAGCCTTTATCGTCCTTTTTCCCTGTATAAGAGATCGGGCTGTTTTCATTTAAATATTCCGCACCCTTTGGCGATGATGGGAAAGTCACATTCACCTTGCCGGAAATCGGGGCAATCGACCAGTTATTATCAGCGGTTGGATTGATTTCACCCTCTTGCGTGATGTAATCCATCAAGATTTGGCGATTTTCGTCCGCAGAATCGACTACATACTCGCTTCCCTTCACTCCTGGGAAGTTACCCCCGCCTGAAGCGCGGTAGTTATTCGTCACGACGATGAAATCCTGGTTCGGATCGATTGGTTCACCGTTATATTTCAACTCGGCAATCCTGCTTGAATCCGACACCTTCGTTCCTTTTTCATCATAGCGCGGAGCCTTGGTGACATCGATTTGATAGGTTACTCCGTCGATGACGTCAAAATTATAGACGGCAAACTTTCCATTGAGCAATTCCTGCTCCTCAGTTTTGGCAGGATCGATCGTATTATATTTCCCTGCCGACATCTCAAGCCATTCCTTAACGACGGAACCTTTGATTTTGATAGCCTTTAACGTATTGTCATATAAATATAAATCACCGGCGCTGCGAATGGTCAGACCGCCTTGTTTGATATCCGTGAATTCCTCGACTCCATTGCGTCCCGCTTTAAAAGGAGCCCCTACAGAAAGGATCGGAAGGTCTTTGTATTCTGGACGGTTGTTTTTGATGTATTTCTCTACATACCATTTCTGGGCGCTTGTCACGACTTGTACGGAAGGATCATCCTGTACAAGGGCGAAGTAGCTATGGATCGGTGCTGTAGTCGTTCCAATCGGTGTATTGACATACTTGATCGTACCTTCGTGATCCTTTTTGACCGCTTTGACGACAGCCGGATCTTCAGCCGCTTTTTTCCCTGTCACTTTGTCGTTGATCGCGCGTGTTGATGAATCCGAATGAACGACTTTCCATTTTCCTTTGATATTCTGGATATCCAGGTCGATGATGCCCAGATTACTGCCGCCATATCCCGCTTGAACGGCCGGCACCCCATTTATGGTCCCTTTTTTATTATCGACACCTTTGAGGACCTTGCCTTGGCCATCCTTAAATAGACTGTCTAACGACGCTTCATCTTGTGCCGGAAAGACTTTATGTGTATGGGAGAACGTGATTGCATCGATACCGGAAACCTTGCTTAATGAATAGATGACATCCTCGGTATTCTTGGTGTCGCCATTGAATCCGGAGTGTGTAAGCGCCACGATCACATCCGCACCCTTTTTCTTCATTTCAGGAATATACTTGTTCGCAGTCGCGATGATTTCTTTCGTAATGACCTTGCCTTCAAGATTCGCTTTATCCCAATCCATGATTTGCGGCGGAGCGAATCCGATATAGCCTATCTTTACCGCTTTTTCATTCCCATTGATATCCTTTACCTTCTTGGTGACGATTTTATAAGGCGTATATTTATTTTTATCATTTTTCGGATCTTTGTCTTTATCTTTTTTATAGATATTCGCATTGACATAAGGGAAGTTTGCATCGTTGATGGCTTCGTCCAAATAAGATAAACCATAATTGAATTCGTGATTGCCGAATGTGGCCATATCATAATCAAGCAGGTTCATCGCTTTATAGACAGGGTGGACCTCGCCCTTTTTCAGTGGTGCTATCTTCGCTTTATACGTACCTAGCGGCGTGCCTTGAATAAGGTCGCCATTATCCACCAACACACTATTCTTCACTTCTTTTCGTGCTTGCTTGATCAAGGTCGCCGTGCGGGCAAAGCCGACCGATTCCGATGCGGCATCTTTGTAATAATCATAGCCCATCAGGTTCGTGTGTATATCGGTCGTTTCCATGATCCTCAATTCGAATGGTGCATCTGAAACGGAGGTTGCCAGACTGTTTCCGAAGTTGCTCGTATTGCCGTTATACTTGGAAACCACCGATACCTTGACCCAATCACCCGATTGGTACGAGTTGAAGTATGCAGAGAATTTTTGGGCCGATTTAATATCCGTCTCAATGGCTGACTGTGAAACGACCTTCGTCCCATGCATCAGCTGGAAGACAACGCTTTCATTTCCTTTGTTGCCTTTTTTCGGGGTGACGGTTACAGTCGCCTTGGTCCCTTTTGCGTAACTAACGGCAGGAGCCGATATGACGAATGGTTTGGCCGCCGGCTTTTTGGATGCCTCTTTGGCCGATGTCTCCCCCGGCACGGCAAATGGAGCCGTAATCAAACTTACAGCAAGCATAGGGGCGAGCATTTTTTTAACTTGAATCTTGAACGACATACTTCACAACCCTTCTAGTTTTGTAAAATGCTAGAATAATATACCATGATTTTGTCGAAAAAACGTCACATTTTGCGGTAATATTTAGAATCTTGGATAATTGGTACTATTTATCTATTTATTTTCACATTTTTGGCACCTTTTACCGGTATTTTTTGCCAGAATCCATGAATTACTTGGGGAAAAAGTCGCTTCAATATGGGCGAACCAAGCGACAAATAGCTTTTCAAGCATAATTTGACCAGATTGCCATTCGAGTCTTGCAACCTCAAAAAAACCGCAGGAAAATTACTCCTGCAGCCTGACACTCAATGAACCTGCAAATGCCGCTCGATCAAGCTTGCGGATACCGGCTCGATCCCCAGCTCCCTCGACCAGATGGACAACTGTCCGATATGGTGGATTTCATGCGCTATCAGATGGTTCAATATTCTGTTCTTATCATATAGCCGGCCGCCCATCCAAGCTGGTTCAATCATTTCATGCCCATCATCGAATGAAGGAGATTTCAAATAACCTATCACTTCATGGTGGTAACGCTTGGATAATTCCTCCACTTTTTCGATGGTAGTATAAGCATCCAGGTTTATTTCGACATCCGCCTTCCCCTGTATAGCCCGGATCCAGCTGCATTCGACATCGATAATATGGGCCAGCGTCCGTAAAATGGTGCCCACCCCTCCCGTTCGCTGCCGGTTAAGTTCCTCATTCGCCAAGGGCCGGCACCATTCGATCCACTCATTTCGCACCTGCCAGTTATACGTGAATAATGTCAGCATTCCACTCCCCCTCATTCACTTCAGCCCTTCGTATCGGTAATAATCCTGGCGTTGAATCGTCTTGAATCCGCAAGATTCATAGAGTTTCAACGCATGATCATTCGTTGCCTCGACCTCGAGGAAAATATCATATCCGAGCTGGGATTGTTCGGCCACAAGCTTTTTCAATACCTTTCTGCCAAGTCCCCTTCCCTGATATTCCGGCAGGATGGAGAATCCATAAATCCAGGCTTCACCGCCTGAGTGATCAACACGGATCTTACCGACCGCCCGGCCATCCTTTTCAATCATCATCGTTTTCAACGTATCCTCGTAGAGAATGCGCTGATAATAATCCCGTGCCTCTTTTTCCGTAAAATGAAAGCAGTGGATATCCAGCAGGATTTCCGTTTCTTCATCGTTTCTCCGGGAAGGGCGAATGACGACATCTTCATATTCACCCAGCTCCATTTGGGCCCATTTCATTTGATATTCGGAAAAAGCAAGCTGACATGGCACCTGTGCCAAAAAACCTTTTCCGGAAGGTGATTGGGCGGGTGAATTCAAGATGATCAACTTATTTTCCCGCTTCATTGCACTTCCTATGGCCTCTTCCATCATATTTGTGAAGATTCCCTGCCTCCGGAACTCCGGATGCACCATCCCGCACATCTCGATTTTGTTCCCAAAATCATAAAGGCCAAGAAAACCTACCAGGTTCGAGCCAACATAATGAAAAAAATCATTTTGATGAACACCATTACGACTGCGAAGAGTTTCCCAGTTCAGCTTTAATGTGAACTCACTCCTTTCACATTCCTCTTGGAGAATTCGAATATCTTCCAGCTGTTTTTCTTTCAAGATTGTCACCCCTTTTCCATACTATCAGTTTATTACAAAAAATAAGAAAAACAGCACCCCTTTATGGGATGCCGCAAAGTTTTTGTAAGTTTTTTGAAAATGTTGTTTTTTTAAAAGTATTTTCACTTTAATTCATAAAACTAAAATCGTACAAGAGGAGGATTTCACATCTAATTCCATGGACGGATGAATTATTGTAGTAAAATGATTCCATTTGAGGATTATTTTTTACCTATTTTATGTTATATTCCAAATAATGGTTGAGTTTTTTTATTTGACTATATAAGGAGGGATATTGAGACACATTAGACCCATTTCTTTATACCCGAATTCCGGATTCCCTTTCACAAGAACCCGAAACTCGGTTTTACCACCTAGCACATGACGTCCTGAGGTTATCGTTTCGTTTTATGAGCGGACTTTTTTAAGTTCTCTACGTCCGTTGTCAGTTCTTTTAATTGTTTACCGAAGCGGAAGAGCAAAAACATAGAAACGACGAATGGATAGCCAAATTCGCTAACTAATGACACCCACACAGTAGCATCCTCAATCATCATCCTCTTCACCCCATTTCATGTATCTGATATCTAAAGTGAAACTTGTTTAAAAAAATCAATCTAGCACTATTGATTCATGGAAAAAAGAACGAATGTTCGTATATAATTGATTTATTCCCCTTGTCTATCACTTTAATAATTAAAGGAGGGATAACAATGAACCCATCAACTTCTCATTTTTTTTCTCATTCATTAGAGTTCTTACAGCAACAGTACTCATCTTTCTTTGAACAACCGATCATTCACGTATTTTTACAAAACCCTGAGCATATGAAGATTCTCACCGAGACTCTTGACTCCCCTTCTTCTCACAACATATGTCATCTCAACGAGACTTTCCAAATTTTCTATTACCGGGCTAAGGTATATAAATACATGTGCTCCTTGATTTATTTTTTCTCCGTTGATTTTGATAAAAGGGTACGCAAGCAGCGGGAACGCTATCGAATGGTACTTGATGCCGCACCGAGCGATGCCGTGAGAATGATCGATCGAATCGGCAATTATGACGGTCAGCTTGAAAAAATGGGGGAAACGAATGATCTCTCCTCACATATCAGTGATGAAGAGATGATAAAGGCCTTGCAGAAGTTAACGGCCAAACAAAACCTGGTACTGACCATGATCTTTTCTTATGGACTATCCAATAAAGAGATTGCTGCCTATTTCCATGAGTCACCCCAGAATATTTCCAGCATCCGCAAACAAGCACTCAAAAAGCTCCGAAAGCACTATATGGATGAGGTATATGATAGAAAGGAGAAAAGCCATTGTGGATAGTAAACTTTCTAAAGAAGAGCTGATGAACTTAATCAATTCTCTGAATCCAAAAATAAAAAAATCATTAAAAAACACAAACTATCAAGACCGGAGCGACCTCGAGCAAGAGATCAAGCTCAAAATCATTGAATCCTATGAAAAGATCGCCGCCATCGAAGCACCCAATTTCGAGGAGTTCCTTGCCGAATTCTTGACTAAGCAAAAACAATGAAAAAGCACCAAGTCCGGATCATGCCGGACTTGGTGCTTTTTTAATCAATAAGCTGGCTTCAAGGTCAGCTTATCACCTTTTGGATCATTCATTACCGTTTGGTGATATGTCCCATCTGCCCAATCGTCAAGCTGATCGTGGTACCATTCGCTTTTGACGTTACCTGATTGGCCAGGTCCAACGAGGTGATAGGCCTTGCTCATGTCGGATAGATCCATGACGAATCTCCAGGATCCGCCATGATTGACGGTACCGTCCTCCAAAAATGCCGCTGCCTGCACAGTGACGCTGCTGCCGCCTACCGGCACACCGCCGTCGCTGTTAAACAAATAATTTAACGGCGTGACGCTCGATAGCGGATGGTTGAACCTTACCTGATGGTAGTCCCCCCATTCCCAATCCGCTATATCGTTCCCCTGTGTTTCTTCCAATTCCTTTAACGTCTGCTGCAGCGACTTGGCAAGCACCTGC
Coding sequences within:
- a CDS encoding DinB family protein, coding for MLTLFTYNWQVRNEWIEWCRPLANEELNRQRTGGVGTILRTLAHIIDVECSWIRAIQGKADVEINLDAYTTIEKVEELSKRYHHEVIGYLKSPSFDDGHEMIEPAWMGGRLYDKNRILNHLIAHEIHHIGQLSIWSRELGIEPVSASLIERHLQVH
- a CDS encoding GNAT family N-acetyltransferase; translation: MTILKEKQLEDIRILQEECERSEFTLKLNWETLRSRNGVHQNDFFHYVGSNLVGFLGLYDFGNKIEMCGMVHPEFRRQGIFTNMMEEAIGSAMKRENKLIILNSPAQSPSGKGFLAQVPCQLAFSEYQMKWAQMELGEYEDVVIRPSRRNDEETEILLDIHCFHFTEKEARDYYQRILYEDTLKTMMIEKDGRAVGKIRVDHSGGEAWIYGFSILPEYQGRGLGRKVLKKLVAEQSQLGYDIFLEVEATNDHALKLYESCGFKTIQRQDYYRYEGLK
- a CDS encoding YvrJ family protein → MSLVSEFGYPFVVSMFLLFRFGKQLKELTTDVENLKKSAHKTKR
- a CDS encoding sigma-70 family RNA polymerase sigma factor, with product MNPSTSHFFSHSLEFLQQQYSSFFEQPIIHVFLQNPEHMKILTETLDSPSSHNICHLNETFQIFYYRAKVYKYMCSLIYFFSVDFDKRVRKQRERYRMVLDAAPSDAVRMIDRIGNYDGQLEKMGETNDLSSHISDEEMIKALQKLTAKQNLVLTMIFSYGLSNKEIAAYFHESPQNISSIRKQALKKLRKHYMDEVYDRKEKSHCG